A DNA window from Candidatus Protochlamydia naegleriophila contains the following coding sequences:
- a CDS encoding SDR family oxidoreductase has translation MKAVKKTKQRPPQKQKVPGIQTKMQPRPEVERNSPFLKLSEKVAIITGGDSGIGQAVAVAFAKEGADVAIVYLKEHSDAKETKRLVEKEGRKCLLLPGDIGEEKFCKSVVKSVVDFFGRLDILVNNAAEQHPQDSIEKISEKQLEKTFRTNIFSYFLLVKASLKYLKKQEGVIINTTSVTAYRGSEKLLDYSSTKGAIVAFTRSLALSLIEQGIRVNGVAPGPIWTPLIVSTFSPKKVETFGSDVPMKRAGEPAEVASCFVFLASDDSSYMTGQILHPNGGEIVNA, from the coding sequence ATGAAGGCAGTAAAAAAAACTAAGCAGCGCCCCCCACAAAAACAAAAAGTTCCCGGCATACAAACTAAAATGCAGCCTAGACCCGAAGTAGAAAGGAACTCTCCTTTTTTAAAATTGTCAGAAAAAGTTGCTATCATTACCGGTGGAGATAGCGGCATTGGACAGGCTGTAGCAGTGGCCTTTGCTAAAGAAGGAGCAGACGTCGCGATCGTTTACCTCAAAGAACATTCAGATGCAAAAGAGACAAAACGGCTTGTAGAGAAGGAAGGGAGAAAATGCTTGCTGCTTCCAGGAGATATTGGCGAAGAGAAATTTTGCAAATCTGTTGTTAAATCTGTTGTTGATTTTTTTGGACGTTTGGATATTTTAGTCAATAATGCAGCCGAACAGCATCCCCAAGATTCAATAGAAAAAATTTCCGAAAAACAACTCGAAAAAACATTTAGAACCAATATTTTCTCCTATTTTTTATTGGTTAAGGCTTCTTTGAAATATTTGAAAAAACAGGAAGGGGTTATTATTAATACAACCTCTGTAACAGCTTATAGAGGAAGTGAAAAGCTTCTAGACTATTCTTCAACAAAAGGAGCGATAGTCGCTTTTACTCGATCACTTGCCCTCTCACTGATTGAACAAGGAATACGCGTCAATGGAGTCGCCCCTGGACCCATTTGGACACCCTTGATAGTCTCCACATTTTCGCCCAAAAAGGTAGAGACTTTTGGTTCAGATGTCCCTATGAAAAGAGCTGGAGAACCAGCAGAAGTGGCATCTTGTTTTGTCTTTCTCGCTTCAGATGATTCATCCTATATGACCGGTCAGATTCTCCATCCCAATGGCGGAGAAATTGTGAATGCTTAA
- a CDS encoding BON domain-containing protein translates to MKKIFSLIALGSVALVSADQYYQPYGNGAQSSQGYYQRDNQGYQRNNQYDYQQAPRNQSYDQNQQYYQQSSQSYNRDQQKNYSQRDNNQGGVSDQEINRKLQDKLGSGWFSKGYQNVSFDVHNGIVNLRGSVDTLENKNNVEDSVRKIDGVRQVNNQITIVKENSDTYSDSELQDSEKKYPRDSASNFQDRQLNAKIRDKLSNGWFSKDYETLVIRTTNGVVVISGTVDKQEDVQKINDQLKEIEGIRSINNQLRVNNR, encoded by the coding sequence ATGAAAAAAATATTCAGCTTAATTGCTTTAGGATCTGTGGCGTTAGTATCGGCCGACCAATATTATCAACCCTATGGAAATGGAGCCCAAAGTTCACAGGGTTATTATCAAAGAGACAATCAGGGTTATCAAAGAAATAATCAATATGATTATCAGCAAGCACCTAGAAATCAATCATATGATCAAAATCAGCAATATTACCAGCAAAGTAGTCAGTCCTATAATCGGGATCAGCAAAAAAATTATAGCCAAAGGGATAATAACCAAGGAGGCGTTTCTGATCAGGAAATCAATAGAAAACTTCAAGATAAACTAGGTTCAGGTTGGTTTTCTAAAGGATACCAAAATGTTTCCTTTGACGTACACAATGGAATTGTCAACCTTCGAGGCTCTGTCGATACGCTTGAAAATAAGAATAATGTTGAAGATAGCGTGAGAAAAATTGATGGTGTAAGGCAAGTAAACAATCAAATCACCATCGTTAAAGAGAATTCAGACACCTATTCTGATTCTGAGTTACAAGATTCTGAAAAAAAATATCCTAGGGATTCTGCCTCTAATTTCCAGGACAGACAATTAAATGCTAAAATTCGCGATAAGTTGAGTAATGGTTGGTTTTCGAAAGATTATGAAACATTAGTGATTAGAACAACTAATGGAGTCGTTGTTATCAGTGGGACCGTAGATAAGCAAGAAGACGTTCAAAAGATCAACGATCAACTTAAAGAAATTGAAGGCATCAGATCTATTAATAATCAGCTAAGAGTGAATAACAGATGA
- a CDS encoding endonuclease VIII — protein sequence MEGPSLYLAAEWLTPFVGKVILAVEGNTKIGKERLAEKRVLDIFSWGKHLVFQFDEFALRVHFLLYGSFEAILNDQKITGDYPKKRISPRLALIFEEGQILIYSSSLKYLETPHARNLYDFSTDIMSSAWDSKKALKALKKHQEEEIADVLLDQGIFSGVGNIIKNEVLFLVRRKPITVIKDMSNPLLQKIVKTTKDFSLQFYEWRKQFVLKKHYRIYRKSLCPQCGEKICRKKTGKRERISFFCPKCQK from the coding sequence TTGGAAGGCCCCTCTCTTTATTTAGCAGCTGAATGGTTGACGCCTTTTGTTGGAAAAGTCATTTTGGCCGTGGAAGGAAACACTAAAATAGGGAAAGAAAGACTCGCTGAAAAGAGAGTTTTGGATATCTTTTCATGGGGTAAACACCTTGTCTTTCAATTCGATGAGTTTGCCTTGCGCGTTCATTTTCTGTTATATGGCAGCTTTGAAGCTATACTAAACGATCAAAAAATCACAGGAGACTACCCTAAAAAAAGAATAAGTCCGCGACTTGCACTAATTTTTGAAGAAGGCCAAATCCTCATCTACAGCTCTTCTCTAAAGTATCTCGAAACGCCTCATGCCCGCAATCTTTACGATTTTTCAACCGATATTATGTCTTCTGCATGGGATTCAAAAAAAGCATTGAAGGCTTTAAAAAAGCATCAAGAAGAGGAGATAGCAGATGTTTTGCTAGATCAGGGCATTTTTTCGGGCGTAGGAAATATTATAAAAAACGAAGTTCTTTTTTTAGTGAGAAGGAAGCCTATAACTGTCATCAAGGACATGTCCAATCCGCTTTTGCAGAAAATCGTAAAAACAACTAAAGACTTTTCCCTTCAATTTTACGAATGGAGAAAGCAATTTGTTTTGAAAAAGCATTATAGAATTTACCGAAAGAGTCTTTGTCCTCAGTGTGGAGAAAAGATTTGTAGAAAAAAGACAGGGAAGAGGGAAAGAATAAGCTTTTTTTGCCCCAAATGTCAGAAATAG
- a CDS encoding zinc-dependent alcohol dehydrogenase codes for MRALVFHHPKKVSVDTVDDPKIEKQDDIIVRVTSTAICGSDLHILNGFVPQSKPLIMGHEFMGVIEETGKDIKDLKKGDRVVVPFPIACGHCFFCNHGLTPHCENSNSNYGPEGGTLKEKGGALFGYTDLYGGYPGGQAEYVRVPYANFSPKKIEPDMSDEEVLFLTDIFPTGWSAIDWAQLKGGETVVVFGCGPVGIMAQKAAWLKGASRVIGVDILDYRLEIAAKTANSEVLNLHKTDVVQEIRDRTEGRGADVCVDAVGMEAHRSPWEKFSNLIHAQAGTISVIKLCASAVRRGGVISVVGVYGSPYSGFPFGQIFDKGVTIKTGQALVQHYIDELLELVKTRKVVLKDVITHTLPLEQAAYAYDIFLKKKDNCLKVVLKPGM; via the coding sequence ATGCGAGCTTTGGTCTTTCATCATCCTAAAAAAGTCTCCGTAGATACCGTCGACGACCCTAAAATAGAAAAGCAAGATGATATTATTGTAAGAGTTACATCGACAGCTATATGCGGGTCTGATTTGCATATTCTTAACGGTTTCGTTCCTCAATCAAAACCGCTTATTATGGGCCATGAATTCATGGGGGTTATTGAAGAGACCGGAAAAGACATAAAGGACTTAAAAAAAGGTGACAGAGTTGTTGTTCCTTTTCCTATTGCGTGCGGACACTGTTTTTTTTGCAATCATGGGCTTACTCCGCATTGCGAAAATTCCAATTCCAATTATGGACCCGAAGGTGGAACGCTTAAGGAAAAGGGCGGCGCCCTGTTTGGTTATACAGATCTTTATGGAGGGTACCCTGGAGGCCAGGCAGAATACGTTCGCGTGCCTTATGCAAACTTTAGCCCCAAAAAAATTGAACCTGACATGTCTGATGAAGAAGTTCTATTTTTGACAGATATCTTTCCAACTGGCTGGTCAGCAATCGATTGGGCGCAATTGAAGGGTGGCGAAACTGTCGTTGTATTTGGTTGCGGCCCTGTTGGAATTATGGCTCAAAAGGCAGCCTGGTTGAAGGGTGCTTCGAGAGTGATAGGAGTAGACATATTGGATTATCGATTGGAGATAGCAGCCAAAACGGCCAATTCCGAAGTCCTTAATCTCCATAAAACGGATGTCGTTCAAGAAATAAGAGATAGAACCGAAGGAAGAGGAGCCGATGTTTGTGTCGACGCAGTGGGAATGGAAGCACACAGATCCCCATGGGAAAAATTTTCAAATCTCATCCACGCTCAAGCCGGAACAATTAGTGTTATTAAGCTCTGCGCTAGCGCCGTGAGACGTGGTGGAGTTATTTCTGTTGTAGGGGTCTATGGCTCCCCTTACAGCGGTTTTCCATTCGGACAAATTTTTGATAAAGGCGTTACAATTAAGACTGGGCAAGCTTTAGTTCAACATTACATTGATGAACTTTTAGAATTAGTGAAAACACGAAAAGTCGTTTTAAAGGATGTCATCACGCATACATTGCCCTTAGAACAGGCTGCATATGCTTACGATATTTTTCTCAAAAAGAAAGATAATTGCTTAAAGGTAGTTTTAAAACCAGGAATGTAG
- a CDS encoding glycogen debranching protein yields the protein MKIAPGQCFPLGATICDGGVNFAIHCKGADTMTLCIYADTEPLKIIDRFVLDPLTNKSGTIWHAFIKDLPDVFGYAYQIKRDSSDSELEPILDPYAKWVLSDPKWHTHSREKLSYRPIGKAFKETFDWGNDKAPNIPKKDLIIYEMHVRGFTAHASSKSKAPGTFKGIIEKIPHLIELGINAVELMPIQEFCEEDVLNSNPRTQQKLHNYFGYSTVNFFSPMNRYASHSSGNKAGQELKALVKELHQNHIEVILDVAFNHTSEGNEKGPAMSFKALDAHAYYLINPENMYLNFSGCGNTFNCNHPNSREFIISVLRHWVTEYHIDGFRFDLASIFNRDRDGSPMENAPIMELLSTDPVLASKKLIAEPWDSGGLYHLGKFASTNMLWSEWNGKFQNVVRHFIKGSPNYKKSFAGALCGTPDIFTSSPHCSINYITCHDGFSLADVVSYNEKHNKENGENNVDGVDHHDTWNCGIEGPSDNKEIVALRNKQMRNFLVALMVSQGIPMLWMGDEYAHSRKGNNNPWCQDNEINWFLWDRLSEQKDFFHFFKKLINFRKTSPLLKQDHFLTDKEVRWHGLEVDNPDWENDNRLLALTLQGADGPELYLAFNASDLSQTVEVPSAGNNRSWRWLINTSLPSPKDFYEIEEKLPSNSIQLAPYSSIILQNQ from the coding sequence ATGAAAATTGCTCCAGGCCAATGTTTTCCCTTGGGGGCTACAATATGCGATGGCGGAGTTAATTTTGCCATACATTGCAAAGGGGCAGATACAATGACCCTTTGCATCTATGCAGATACCGAGCCATTAAAAATCATAGATAGATTTGTGCTAGATCCGCTTACAAATAAAAGCGGCACAATTTGGCATGCTTTTATTAAAGATCTTCCTGACGTATTTGGATACGCTTATCAAATCAAAAGAGACTCTTCAGATAGTGAATTAGAACCGATTTTAGACCCTTATGCAAAATGGGTTTTAAGTGATCCTAAATGGCACACGCATTCTAGAGAAAAGCTGAGTTATAGGCCCATCGGTAAAGCCTTCAAAGAAACTTTTGACTGGGGAAACGATAAAGCTCCCAATATTCCTAAAAAAGACCTTATCATCTACGAAATGCATGTTAGAGGATTTACAGCGCATGCGAGCAGTAAATCCAAGGCTCCCGGTACATTTAAAGGAATCATAGAAAAAATCCCCCATCTTATAGAATTGGGAATTAATGCTGTGGAGCTGATGCCCATTCAGGAATTTTGCGAGGAGGATGTGCTCAACTCGAATCCGCGGACACAGCAAAAATTGCATAATTATTTCGGCTACTCAACAGTTAATTTTTTTAGCCCCATGAATCGTTATGCAAGTCATTCAAGTGGGAATAAAGCCGGGCAAGAGTTGAAAGCACTGGTAAAAGAATTACATCAAAATCACATTGAAGTCATCCTAGATGTCGCTTTTAACCACACTTCAGAAGGAAATGAAAAAGGGCCTGCAATGTCATTTAAAGCCCTCGATGCGCATGCTTATTACTTGATTAACCCGGAAAATATGTACTTAAATTTTTCTGGGTGCGGCAATACATTTAATTGTAATCATCCCAATTCAAGGGAATTCATCATTTCTGTTTTACGGCATTGGGTGACTGAATACCACATCGACGGTTTCAGATTTGACCTCGCATCCATATTTAATCGCGACCGAGATGGCTCCCCCATGGAGAATGCTCCTATCATGGAACTGCTTTCTACCGATCCTGTCCTTGCATCTAAGAAGTTAATTGCCGAACCTTGGGATTCAGGAGGCCTTTATCACTTAGGAAAGTTCGCCTCTACAAACATGCTTTGGTCCGAATGGAATGGCAAATTTCAAAATGTCGTTCGCCATTTCATTAAAGGCTCTCCAAACTATAAAAAAAGTTTTGCTGGAGCCTTATGCGGGACTCCTGATATTTTCACAAGTTCTCCCCATTGCAGTATCAATTACATTACTTGTCATGATGGGTTCAGCTTAGCAGATGTTGTAAGTTATAATGAAAAGCATAATAAGGAAAATGGGGAAAATAATGTTGATGGCGTTGACCATCATGACACCTGGAATTGTGGTATTGAAGGGCCAAGCGACAATAAAGAAATTGTTGCCTTAAGAAATAAGCAGATGCGCAATTTTCTTGTCGCTCTTATGGTTTCACAAGGAATCCCCATGCTATGGATGGGAGATGAATATGCACATAGCCGCAAAGGGAACAATAATCCTTGGTGTCAAGATAATGAAATCAATTGGTTTTTGTGGGACCGCCTTTCAGAACAAAAAGATTTTTTTCATTTTTTTAAAAAACTCATCAATTTTAGAAAGACATCTCCTCTTTTAAAACAGGATCACTTTTTGACTGATAAGGAAGTGAGATGGCATGGCCTCGAAGTCGACAATCCTGATTGGGAAAATGATAACCGTCTTTTAGCCTTGACCCTGCAGGGGGCTGATGGACCAGAACTATATCTGGCTTTCAATGCCTCGGATCTTTCTCAAACGGTTGAAGTTCCTTCTGCAGGTAATAATCGTAGCTGGCGTTGGCTGATCAACACTAGCCTCCCCTCTCCAAAGGACTTTTATGAAATTGAAGAAAAACTGCCCTCAAATAGCATTCAACTAGCTCCCTACAGTTCAATCATTTTGCAAAACCAGTGA
- a CDS encoding DUF6496 domain-containing protein translates to MTKKYGDKAQESVKDAMHEMKKGKLESGKSHKKVTDKKQAIAIGLSEARKKGAKVPKKTG, encoded by the coding sequence ATGACAAAAAAATATGGAGATAAGGCGCAAGAATCTGTCAAAGACGCGATGCATGAAATGAAAAAAGGCAAGCTGGAATCAGGAAAAAGCCATAAGAAAGTGACAGATAAAAAACAGGCAATAGCAATCGGTCTTTCAGAAGCTAGAAAAAAAGGGGCAAAAGTTCCCAAAAAGACCGGGTAA
- a CDS encoding BON domain-containing protein, translating to MNKNVLESQWVQVRELLREKFSYLTEDDIRQINGRYDELVAKLQQKYGYTKEEAEERIRNWNFDRFSAPRGQVVREDTMIKEKEPIRNDSSIYKWLLGLGIPLLLLASYFLTMRTPEVTRSPVVTQEQVALETPTDQLLSNDLRNVLLSQQNLAGAMQNVQITTNNGIVTLSGTVPNRDAHNLIINTTQNFAGVRQVVDHLEIR from the coding sequence ATGAATAAGAACGTACTAGAATCGCAGTGGGTTCAAGTTCGAGAACTCTTAAGGGAAAAATTCAGCTATTTAACCGAAGATGATATTAGACAAATCAATGGGCGATATGATGAATTGGTCGCCAAATTGCAGCAAAAATATGGATATACAAAAGAAGAAGCTGAAGAGAGGATTCGCAACTGGAATTTTGATAGATTCTCAGCGCCTAGGGGTCAGGTGGTTCGTGAAGACACTATGATCAAAGAAAAAGAGCCAATAAGAAATGATTCATCGATCTACAAATGGCTTTTAGGTCTCGGTATTCCTCTGCTCTTACTGGCATCTTACTTTTTAACCATGAGAACGCCTGAAGTCACGCGCTCTCCAGTGGTAACACAGGAACAAGTGGCCTTAGAAACACCAACTGATCAGTTATTGTCCAACGACTTGCGCAATGTCTTATTGTCTCAGCAGAATTTGGCTGGAGCTATGCAAAACGTTCAAATCACAACAAATAACGGCATTGTTACCCTTTCTGGAACAGTACCAAATAGGGACGCACACAATCTGATTATTAATACGACACAAAATTTTGCCGGAGTCAGACAAGTAGTCGATCATCTTGAAATTAGATGA
- a CDS encoding GatB/YqeY domain-containing protein has protein sequence MTILEKINEGIKEAMRSRDQLRLDTLRMLKSKILTVDARGNLPDADVLKLFKTYYGNLQEALEQSLAANRSEAVEKLKSELAIVQEFLPTTPSTEETKRIVEQAIIDSGAKTKKDFGLVMKSIMKLNSAVDGKLAKDLANQLLSD, from the coding sequence ATGACAATACTCGAAAAAATTAACGAGGGTATCAAAGAAGCGATGCGAAGCAGAGATCAACTGAGACTCGACACCCTACGCATGCTTAAATCAAAAATATTGACTGTCGATGCACGCGGTAATCTGCCCGACGCGGACGTTTTAAAACTCTTTAAAACGTACTATGGTAATCTTCAAGAAGCGCTAGAACAGTCCTTAGCAGCTAATCGCAGTGAAGCGGTCGAAAAATTAAAAAGCGAGCTCGCGATCGTTCAAGAATTTTTGCCTACCACGCCTTCTACTGAAGAAACAAAAAGAATCGTAGAGCAGGCCATCATCGATTCTGGAGCCAAAACAAAAAAAGACTTCGGGCTCGTCATGAAGAGCATCATGAAACTCAATAGCGCAGTCGATGGAAAATTAGCCAAAGATTTGGCCAATCAATTGCTGTCTGATTAA
- a CDS encoding amylo-alpha-1,6-glucosidase, whose translation MKGQTCKINSNTPHDIFYEEWLVTNGLGGFACGTIGGTLQRKYHALLNASLKSPLGRTVMLNYALEAIILPDRREIPLTILRSKDAAYEFPDSLVEFKFENNMPTWSYQIEDIQLEKTLWMPYLQNSVYIRYAIIACDGPVILKWRPFLHFRGLEQSVKIHSDYAYSVNTSNEGYEIKSETDFPTLRILNDHHASFTVDLQRVENVYYEIEEKRGYDFLGPLSSPGYFTVTLNAGEKTCFIASTEEWSTVLAMTCEEAIIAERQRQKSLFKEATALSYSSTAHKLILAADQFIITPISREADIVRLKASGEESRSIVAGYPWFTDWGRDTMISLEGLTLVTGRASIAHAILGTFAHYIKDGLIPNMFPEGQNKGLYHTADATLWFFHAVDRYMSYTEDEAFLQSMLPKFQQIINHHIQGTRFGIKMDGDGLLIQGQEGYQLTWMDAKVENWVVTPRRGKAVEINALWYNALKLMEKWTGKTSDLAKLCFESFNGRFWFSEGGYLYDVIEGEKGNDSSLRPNQIFSISLQFPVLKNEYWKPVVDAVKRELVTDYGLRTLSPRDPDFKAYYDGDLWARDAAYHQGTVWPWLIGPFIDAWLKVYPQDKESCRFLDTLEKHIDENCIGTIGEIFDAADPYHARGCFAQAWSVAEFLRAYVKLHPEYKNR comes from the coding sequence GTGAAAGGACAAACCTGCAAAATAAATTCGAATACGCCTCATGACATTTTTTATGAAGAATGGCTAGTGACAAATGGCCTGGGAGGCTTTGCTTGTGGGACAATCGGGGGCACTTTGCAAAGAAAATATCATGCCTTATTAAATGCTTCCTTAAAATCTCCTCTTGGTCGTACTGTCATGCTCAACTATGCCCTTGAGGCTATAATTTTACCCGACAGACGGGAAATCCCACTTACAATACTGAGATCAAAGGATGCTGCCTATGAATTTCCCGATAGTCTGGTAGAATTTAAATTTGAGAATAACATGCCTACCTGGAGCTATCAAATAGAAGACATCCAATTGGAGAAAACTCTCTGGATGCCTTATTTGCAAAATAGTGTCTATATACGTTATGCGATTATTGCTTGTGACGGACCTGTCATTCTAAAATGGAGGCCATTCTTGCATTTTAGAGGCCTGGAGCAATCTGTCAAGATTCATTCCGATTACGCTTATAGCGTAAATACAAGTAATGAGGGATATGAAATTAAAAGCGAGACCGATTTTCCGACCCTAAGAATTTTAAATGACCATCATGCGTCTTTTACAGTAGATCTTCAACGAGTTGAAAACGTTTATTATGAAATTGAAGAAAAAAGAGGCTATGACTTTTTAGGGCCTCTTAGCAGTCCTGGATATTTTACAGTGACTTTAAATGCAGGAGAGAAAACTTGCTTTATAGCTTCTACGGAGGAATGGAGCACAGTTTTGGCAATGACATGCGAAGAAGCTATCATTGCCGAAAGGCAGCGGCAAAAAAGCCTCTTTAAAGAAGCCACGGCCCTCTCTTATTCTAGTACTGCTCATAAATTGATACTAGCGGCCGATCAGTTTATCATCACCCCAATAAGCCGCGAAGCTGACATTGTACGTTTAAAAGCCAGCGGAGAGGAGAGTCGTTCAATAGTCGCTGGGTACCCTTGGTTTACTGACTGGGGCAGAGACACGATGATCTCTCTTGAAGGATTAACATTGGTGACAGGAAGAGCATCTATTGCCCACGCGATATTGGGGACATTTGCCCATTATATAAAAGATGGACTTATTCCAAATATGTTCCCCGAAGGCCAAAATAAGGGTCTTTATCACACTGCTGACGCAACATTATGGTTTTTTCACGCCGTAGACCGGTATATGTCATACACTGAAGATGAAGCCTTTTTGCAGTCTATGCTGCCTAAATTCCAGCAAATAATTAATCATCACATTCAAGGAACCCGTTTTGGCATTAAGATGGATGGAGATGGGCTCTTAATTCAAGGGCAAGAAGGATATCAATTAACTTGGATGGATGCAAAAGTAGAAAATTGGGTGGTCACACCGCGTCGAGGCAAGGCTGTAGAGATTAACGCATTATGGTATAACGCTTTAAAATTAATGGAGAAGTGGACTGGAAAAACAAGCGATCTTGCAAAACTGTGTTTTGAGTCTTTCAATGGCCGCTTTTGGTTTTCTGAGGGCGGCTACTTGTATGATGTTATTGAAGGAGAAAAAGGGAATGACTCTTCCCTTAGGCCTAATCAGATATTTTCAATTTCATTGCAATTTCCTGTGTTAAAAAATGAGTATTGGAAGCCTGTTGTCGATGCTGTGAAAAGGGAATTAGTGACAGATTATGGTTTAAGGACTTTATCTCCGCGAGATCCTGACTTTAAAGCTTATTATGATGGAGATCTTTGGGCTAGAGATGCGGCTTATCATCAAGGCACTGTATGGCCATGGTTAATCGGCCCTTTTATTGACGCTTGGTTAAAAGTTTATCCCCAAGATAAAGAGTCTTGCCGTTTTTTGGATACGTTAGAGAAGCATATCGATGAAAATTGCATTGGTACTATTGGAGAAATTTTCGATGCTGCTGACCCCTATCACGCTCGCGGCTGTTTTGCGCAGGCGTGGAGCGTTGCTGAGTTTTTAAGGGCTTACGTTAAATTGCATCCTGAATATAAAAATCGGTGA
- a CDS encoding elongation factor P hydroxylase produces MHQYQDLITIFKDCFFLKYNTLLVKGEDEPLYLPADENRSYHAIFFAHGFFASALHECSHWLIAGKKRRQEVDFGYWYVPDGRTASQQELFQSVEVKPQAMEWILSKAAGYRFRVSIDNLNGSESDTDTFKRAVHQQVKTYCEKGLPERAETLRLALCRFYGTAVDLAFEDFDVTSL; encoded by the coding sequence GTGCATCAGTATCAAGATTTGATAACTATTTTTAAAGATTGCTTCTTTTTGAAATACAATACCCTATTGGTTAAAGGCGAAGATGAACCCCTTTATCTTCCCGCTGACGAAAACCGATCCTACCACGCTATTTTTTTTGCACATGGTTTTTTTGCCAGTGCATTGCATGAGTGCTCTCATTGGTTGATTGCTGGTAAAAAGCGGCGTCAAGAAGTAGACTTTGGCTATTGGTATGTGCCAGACGGACGTACGGCATCACAGCAAGAACTTTTCCAGAGCGTTGAAGTGAAGCCCCAGGCGATGGAATGGATACTCTCTAAGGCTGCCGGCTATCGCTTTCGTGTGAGCATAGATAACCTCAATGGTTCAGAATCAGATACTGACACCTTTAAAAGGGCCGTGCATCAACAAGTCAAAACATATTGTGAAAAGGGACTTCCTGAAAGAGCTGAGACCTTAAGGCTGGCATTATGCCGCTTTTATGGAACAGCTGTAGACTTAGCATTCGAAGACTTTGATGTGACGAGTCTGTGA